A single genomic interval of Aureliella helgolandensis harbors:
- a CDS encoding transthyretin-like family protein produces the protein MNIQSSSSTARKVCSSGGQLLRLLIGCAAMPCLLAMPICTGCSPAELPRYAVEGQVTLDGKPVNGASIIFTPQGAGLAAAADIVDGRFALPANVGPTAGEFSVRINPHDPELEAAQADPSLLVKAHRKPSIPKVYRSDGRLSATITSQPMEPLVFQLTSR, from the coding sequence ATGAACATTCAATCCTCATCGAGTACTGCTCGCAAAGTCTGCAGCTCCGGCGGTCAGCTACTGCGGCTGTTGATTGGCTGCGCAGCGATGCCCTGTCTGCTAGCCATGCCGATCTGCACCGGTTGCTCCCCCGCAGAACTACCACGATATGCGGTGGAGGGGCAGGTCACGCTCGACGGTAAGCCAGTCAACGGCGCCAGCATTATTTTCACTCCCCAAGGTGCTGGCCTGGCAGCTGCAGCGGACATCGTCGACGGTCGCTTCGCGTTGCCTGCCAACGTCGGTCCCACTGCTGGCGAATTTTCGGTCCGCATCAATCCGCATGATCCCGAATTGGAAGCGGCTCAAGCAGATCCATCGCTGCTGGTCAAAGCACACCGTAAGCCATCAATCCCCAAGGTCTATCGTTCCGACGGAAGACTTTCGGCAACCATCACATCACAACCCATGGAACCATTGGTCTTCCAACTAACATCTCGTTGA